The Geothrix sp. genome window below encodes:
- the tyrS gene encoding tyrosine--tRNA ligase: protein MTAASGSVSDALALLMKGTVTCHKVEQLEAKLKEGRPLRIKAGFDPTAPDLHLGHGVLIRKMAQFQKLGHEVTFLIGDFTGLIGDPTGKKATRPPLSREEVLANAETYKAQVFKILDPEKTKVRFNSEWLEPLHGEQWIRLASRFTVAQMLERNDFAKRMDAREPISLHELLYPLTQAYDSVALQADVELGGNDQLFNLMQGRILQEASGQKPQVVLTVPLLLGLDGVEKMSKSLGNYIGFMEDADTQFGKAMSASDALMWDWYLLLTDKLPAEIEALKQGHPMDAKKALARQIVSDFHGAAAGREAEDRWVRRFSERSQEEAPEVAVAPTDGEVPLSRLLVDRGLAASRKEAERLLGQGAVSLDGQKVGEATLRLALQSGQSLLVKVGKLKLERWVVT from the coding sequence ATGACCGCAGCTTCCGGATCCGTATCTGACGCCCTCGCCCTGCTCATGAAGGGCACTGTGACCTGCCACAAGGTGGAACAGCTGGAGGCGAAGCTGAAGGAAGGCAGGCCCCTGCGGATCAAGGCGGGCTTCGATCCCACCGCGCCGGATCTGCATCTCGGCCATGGCGTACTCATCCGCAAGATGGCCCAATTCCAGAAGTTGGGCCACGAGGTCACCTTCCTCATCGGCGATTTCACCGGCCTCATCGGCGATCCCACCGGCAAGAAGGCCACGCGCCCGCCCCTGTCCCGAGAGGAAGTGCTGGCCAACGCCGAAACCTACAAGGCCCAGGTCTTCAAGATCCTGGATCCTGAGAAGACCAAGGTCCGCTTCAACAGCGAATGGCTGGAACCGCTCCACGGCGAGCAGTGGATCCGCCTGGCCTCGCGCTTCACCGTGGCCCAGATGCTCGAGCGCAACGACTTCGCCAAGCGCATGGACGCCCGCGAGCCCATCTCCCTCCACGAACTGCTCTACCCCCTGACCCAGGCCTATGATTCCGTGGCCCTCCAGGCCGATGTGGAACTGGGCGGCAACGATCAGCTGTTCAACCTCATGCAGGGCCGCATCCTCCAAGAGGCGTCGGGCCAGAAGCCCCAGGTGGTGCTCACCGTCCCCCTGCTGCTGGGCCTGGATGGCGTCGAGAAGATGTCCAAGTCCCTGGGCAACTACATCGGCTTCATGGAGGACGCCGACACCCAGTTCGGCAAGGCCATGAGTGCCAGCGACGCCCTCATGTGGGACTGGTACCTGCTCCTGACGGACAAGCTGCCCGCCGAGATCGAGGCCCTCAAGCAGGGCCACCCCATGGACGCCAAGAAAGCCCTGGCCCGGCAGATCGTGTCGGATTTCCATGGCGCCGCCGCCGGTCGCGAAGCCGAGGATCGGTGGGTCCGCCGCTTCTCCGAGCGCAGCCAGGAGGAAGCCCCCGAGGTCGCCGTGGCCCCCACGGACGGCGAGGTCCCCCTCAGCCGCCTGCTGGTGGACCGGGGCCTGGCCGCCAGCCGCAAGGAGGCCGAGCGCCTCCTCGGCCAGGGCGCCGTGAGCCTGGATGGCCAGAAGGTCGGGGAGGCCACCCTGCGGCTGGCGCTGCAGTCCGGCCAGTCCCTGCTGGTGAAGGTGGGCAAACTCAAGCTCGAGCGATGGGTGGTCACATGA
- a CDS encoding DUF4388 domain-containing protein → MSLPALKDLFARHRGRATGLWRLGQEPQRTVFIESGDVVFAVSTHPLDRLTHLLVERGKITQAQLDYAMANLNPAMSIGKNLIEMGFITQRDLLDVARAQVERVVWAGMAEGAETPTFEAKELETNTVRLPFDTPAMLLAGVLNLRDRERLLEELGPLNQVVVLEGRRHQELTLPPDLVRIPGLLDGSRTLMELSRESGVEPFRLGAFVLFLREMGWARLHELPPLDRRALEMALDPPEAAITPALPESTPTPPSLFAEIHASQRPTTNLEHLSEALDQLGPEDEVEDPFPPDPEPEPRPVLAVPIHHEAEGSTESSEPPELEAASPSRRPLVLLLLLVAALGLWGGLRWYKQRSVTRALVPPSSPLKPGAPAEKANPPAPDPAPKTEATPPAEPPPPAAEVKAGTKAEPKTEPKTATKPEPKADPKPTAVPSKVDRLQAILDGNWKLALAQGAGQRKAIQGKWSLRLEIACQGSTVQHAASLLKGLDPDLFLVPMAMRDGRTCYQVFLGAYGSEAAAKDAARRLPAPFLAEGNRPKPFRVAQIPDRQ, encoded by the coding sequence ATGAGCCTTCCGGCCCTCAAGGATCTCTTCGCCCGGCACCGTGGCCGGGCCACGGGCCTGTGGCGCCTGGGCCAGGAGCCCCAGCGCACGGTATTCATCGAATCGGGCGATGTGGTCTTCGCCGTCAGCACCCACCCCCTGGATCGCCTGACCCACCTGCTGGTCGAGCGGGGGAAGATCACCCAGGCCCAACTCGACTACGCCATGGCCAACCTCAACCCGGCCATGTCCATCGGCAAGAACCTCATCGAGATGGGCTTCATCACCCAGCGCGACCTGCTGGATGTGGCCCGGGCCCAGGTGGAGCGGGTGGTCTGGGCCGGCATGGCCGAAGGTGCCGAAACCCCCACCTTTGAAGCCAAAGAGCTGGAGACCAACACCGTTCGACTGCCTTTCGACACCCCGGCCATGCTGTTGGCGGGGGTGCTGAACCTGCGCGACCGGGAGCGCCTGCTCGAGGAGCTGGGTCCCCTGAACCAGGTGGTGGTGCTTGAGGGCCGGCGCCACCAGGAGCTCACCCTGCCCCCAGACCTGGTCCGCATCCCCGGCCTCCTGGACGGTAGCCGGACCCTCATGGAACTGAGCCGCGAATCCGGGGTGGAGCCCTTTCGGCTCGGCGCCTTCGTGCTGTTTCTACGGGAGATGGGATGGGCCCGGCTCCACGAGCTGCCCCCTCTTGACCGCCGGGCGCTGGAGATGGCCCTGGACCCTCCCGAGGCGGCCATCACCCCCGCCCTGCCGGAATCCACCCCGACGCCCCCTTCGCTGTTCGCGGAAATCCACGCCAGCCAGCGGCCCACGACCAACCTGGAGCACCTGTCCGAAGCGCTGGACCAGCTGGGCCCCGAGGATGAGGTCGAGGATCCCTTCCCCCCCGACCCCGAGCCCGAACCCCGCCCGGTGCTTGCCGTCCCCATTCACCACGAGGCCGAAGGCAGCACGGAAAGCTCTGAGCCGCCGGAGCTTGAAGCAGCCTCTCCCTCCCGACGCCCCCTGGTGCTCCTTCTGCTTCTAGTGGCGGCCCTCGGGCTCTGGGGCGGTCTGCGCTGGTATAAGCAGAGGTCGGTCACTCGTGCGCTGGTCCCACCCAGCAGCCCCCTCAAGCCTGGGGCACCGGCCGAGAAGGCAAACCCACCCGCCCCAGACCCCGCCCCCAAAACCGAGGCCACCCCCCCGGCAGAGCCGCCGCCCCCAGCCGCCGAGGTCAAGGCCGGGACCAAGGCCGAGCCCAAGACCGAACCCAAGACTGCAACCAAGCCTGAACCGAAAGCCGATCCCAAGCCGACCGCGGTTCCTTCCAAGGTGGATCGTCTCCAGGCCATTCTGGACGGGAACTGGAAGCTGGCCCTCGCCCAGGGCGCCGGCCAGCGGAAGGCGATCCAGGGGAAATGGTCCCTCCGCCTGGAGATCGCCTGCCAGGGCAGCACCGTGCAACATGCGGCCAGCCTGCTGAAGGGTCTGGATCCGGACCTGTTCCTGGTGCCCATGGCCATGCGGGACGGACGCACCTGCTATCAGGTGTTCCTGGGGGCTTACGGCTCCGAGGCTGCCGCCAAGGACGCCGCGCGACGCTTGCCTGCCCCCTTCCTGGCCGAAGGCAACCGTCCCAAGCCCTTCCGAGTGGCCCAGATCCCCGATCGGCAGTAG